The nucleotide window ATAATCAGTCTTTGAAATTGGTACTCCTCATACTCTATTAACCATTCAATGAATCCCAGTATTTGGACTGTACCTTTTTAGCATTTGCAACGTACTGTTTTTGAATAGAAAATAGCTCATCAACTGGAAGGTCTGGCAATGCTCCCGGAAACGGATCTTCAACATCCGTATGAACGCCGCTCATTTCCTCTACAATAGCATGAGAGCAAAACGGTACATATGCGGAACTATAGCCTCCTTCGTGACAGGCTACAAATTTCCCTCCACAATGCTTTTCTGCAATGTTCAGCATGAATCTGGCAATTTGGCGGAATCCATCTGATGTTACCATCATTCTTCCAAGTGGATCAAATAGACTTGGATCCTGGCCGGCTGAGATCAAAATGAGTTGCGGTTGAAATTGATCCGCTATCGGTCCTACAATTTCTTCGAATGCATGGAGATAACCAGCGTTCCCTGTTCCTGCCGGAAGAGGAATGTTAACATTGAATCCTTCTCCCTTACCTTTACCAGTTTCTTCAGCATAACCACGTCCAGCAGGAAAATTTAGTTCCTGATGAAGCGAAATAAACAAAACATTTGGATCTTCATAAAATGCGGATTCTGTTCCATTCCCGTGGTGAACATCCCAGTCCAAAATCAACACTCGATCAAGCCCTAACACCTCTCTGGCATATTTCCCTGCCACAGCAACGTTATTAAACAGACAAAAACCCATACCAAGGTCACCCTCAGCATGATGACCAGGCGGTCGTGTCAGCGCATATGCATTATCAACCTTTCCATCCATAACTGCATTAACTGCCGTCAAAGCCCCACCTGCTGACAAAAGAGCAATTTCATACGAGCCTTTACCAACAAGAGCAAGTTCACCAGCATCACCGGACCCTATATCACTTAACTCTTCAACCTTTTTCATATATTCGTTTCCATGATAACGCAAGATGTCTTCTGTTTTTGCTTTTCTCGGTTTGAATTGTGTAAGTTGATCCATCAATCCACTTCGTTCAACTAAGTTTTTAAATCGACGCTTTGTTTCCGGATTTTCTGAATGAACATCACTTTCAACCCAACCTCCTGGTGGCATAAACAACGCACCATTCCCAGTATCATGCCAAAAATAACTTTCATCACTTATAAAACCAGTCTTTTTAGCCATTAGTCTTCCCTCCAAATATAGTACTGATTATATCAACAATGATATCGTTTTCTTTCAAAAAATACAAATATGACCAACTATTTTGATATTAATTGAGTTTCGTTTACAGATCTTTCACTTACATTTTCGGCACCAGCGAAGCGAAGATAAAATAAATCTTTTGGAATGTGGGCGTCAAGTAAAAATGAACATTTTTCGCTAATTAATTTTGACGTAAAAACCCCCAATACTTCACAAATAAAGGTTGACGCATGACGCGGCCGTTGCTGATTCATTTGCCCACCAGTTGGTCACGTCTGTTCGAGATCGGGCCTATGCCACCATCCGTGATTTCGATGGCCTGGAAGACGATGACGGATTTGTGATTAGTCTGAAAACGTCTATCTATACCAATGAGAGGGAGCCTATCCCACGTGTGACTTCTGACCATTCCAGGGTTTTCAATGATTATTCAGTGAAAACCGGAAAAGGGAAAAGCCAATCCAAGCACCGGTTTCGTATCGTTTGTTTTTACGATGATAAAGGAAATAAGCTCCGAGTAGCCACCAACCTCAGCGCCCTTTCTGCCGAAGATCTCGCAGATCTTTACAAGGCACGTTGGCAAATTGAGCTTTTTCACCGCTTTCTCAACCAACAATTGAATCGGAAAAAAAGAATACCACCTTTTACCAACGTCCTTCAGTCCCAATGATCAGGAAACTGAAGACATGTCCATGTAAGAATCCTGGATGTTAGATGCAGACAGTCTATCTCCATATCTAAACATGCCTATCCGAACGTGAGCAACGTTGGGTCATCGAGCACGCGGTGCACGACCAAGCCCCGCGTATGATTGCCGCCAAGTACAATGCTTCCGTCGAAACGGCTAAGACTGGCACAAAGGGGCACTATCGAAACTAAGAAAATATGGAAAATAAAGTCCAAAACCGGCGGGTATAACACCTGCCGGTTTCCACGCTTAATTGTTACCTTAAAGGACATTAACTCTAGTCGTTGGCCGGGGTTGTTTGTGATTGATAAAATTACTACGCTTCTTAGCTTTTCTATTCATGGCAGTAAATTGGAGAAAGTGCCCCGTAATAAACACTAACTCATGTGATTTTTTAGTTATTCTTGGTAGATTAGATCTCAATCTCTACTCGTTTAGTAAAGCGCCCGTAAAAGTTTAAATTACTTTGCAAATAATTTTTCAACATATGATTTATCCATTGGTTTTGTGAAGAAACTAATAACAATAATTAGGGTGGTTGAGACAATAGTGGCAATACCTGCTGCAGCCCATGGTACCATAAAAAGTTCACTCCCCATCCCTAAGCCAACAACAAATGTAAGAATTATGAATGTGAGAAACCCTGCAACACTACCAATTTCGGCAGCAGTGCGAGTGACTCCTTTCCACAGGCTCCCTATAACCATAGCAGGAATAACACTCCCGGTAAATAAACCAATTCCCAACCACATTAACTGCGTAATAAAATCCGGTTCATTCTGAGCAATGAAAATTCCAGCTATAACAATAATGGGGATGGACACTCTTTGAAATACTAAGGCCCGCTTATCTAATGTAGCATCTGAAATTTTCTTTTTTCTCCGTGGTACAATAGAATCCCTATAAATATCCACTGCAAGCGCTACAGCTACTACTAAAAATAAACCTGCTGTAGTAGATAATATTGCTGATAATATGCCAATCATTGCTATTCCAGTGAGCCAGTTAGGCAGCAAATCTACAAGTAAGTGTAAAACGGCTGTATCTGGAGCGACATCCGGGAAGAGAAACCTTCCTCCAAGACCTCCAAACAACATAATTAAGCCCAAAATACTTAATCCAAAAAAGCCCCATAATAGTGCCTTAGAAACATTTTTTTCATCATCCAGTGCCAACCATATTTTTGATAACTGAGGACTTAGACCAAATAATCCCAAGGAAATGAAAATTACAACACCTGTAAAAGGACCGAACATAGGGTCACTAAAAACAACACTTGAACTTAACATAGGATCGATTTCAGTCAACGTTCTGTCAATTGTACCTATCCCACCAACATTCACCACTACGACAGCAGCTATTAGGATGCTTAAAAAAAGCATAATTAGACCTTGTACAAAACTTGTTAAAATTTCTGCATGAGAACCACCTATTGTAATATATGCTGCCATTATAATTCCGCCTATAATAACCCCAGTCAAATAGTCAATCTCCATCGACTCAACGAAAACCAATCCTATTCCAGCAAATTGCCCAGCAATGTAAAAAATGCTAAAGATAGCAGCAACTGCTGTTACTACCCGTAGTAATGGACTTTGAAAACGTATCGCCATAAAATCTGCCATTGATTTAGCTTGAGCATTTTTCCCGATTCTAGATAATAGAAATGCGGAGGTTGCCCATGCAAGGGCAATCGCTGAATAACTTCCCATTGCATACCAAAGCCCTGGCCACCCTTGATCGTATACAAATCCTGGATTACCTAAAATTGCAGCAGCACTACCGGTAGTTGCGGTAAGTGCAATACCAATAACAAAAGGTCCGTATGCCCGAGGTGCTGTTGAGAATTCAACAGCACTGTTTGTCTTTTTTAAACCCCGTATTGACAGATAAAACATCACAATAATAAATATTATAAAATAAATCGTAGTCCATACAGTCAAACTCATGTTTAGCTCACTCCTATATTTTCTAGATGTTAAGAGTTTCATATTAGCCTTTATGTTTCATTATTATTCTGTGATCGACTATTCGATTTTTGTACGAAGTGAATAGCAAATAAGACAACCCAGCCAAGTGCCCAGAATCCCATCCAGAGCCAAAACATGATACCCAATATAAGCCCCCCTTCTATCACCAGATAAACACTTATTATCTATATTATTTAGATTTTAAAAATTTAACTCAATTTTTTTAATGGGTACAACTTTAAACATCCATATCAACATCATTCTTGGTATATGAGAACTACTAGTTGTCTACTGGTTTAAAATAGTAACATTCATTTTTTATGTCGTTGAGCACGACAAAGTCATTAATTTGAACAGCTTCACCTATGAATCTGCCCGTTAAGTTGAGTCCATCTAATTGAACAAGAACTACATAATATGGAACATGGTCGGCAAATTGTTTTGGAGCCGTGTGTATTTTTGTGTAAGAGTAGATGTTGCCCTCTCCCTTTATTGTTGTTAACTCTAAGTCATCCGATAAACATTTTGGACATTGATTTTTGCTGGAATGTAAAACTACTTCGCACTGCTTACACTTTTTTACAGTGAGATCCAATTCTCTACACCCCTTTTTTTCCTAAAATATGAACTACAGAATAAGCTCCAGTCCCCCTAAATTTTGTGCCAAACCGATATTTGCATGATCTACTTGGTTGCATGCACTTTGATTAAGTTGATCAACGATTTGAATAATTTGGGCGATCCCAGTTGCTCCAATTGGATGTCCCTTTGACAATAAACCACCACTTGTGTTCACGGGCACAGTGCCCCCATGTTTAGTAGCTCCTTTTTCAACCGCTTCCCAACCCTTTCCTTTGTCAAAGAATCCGAGTTCTTCAATTGCCAAAATTTCAGTCATGGAAAAACAATCGTGCAATTCGATTACATCTATATCTTCTGGTCCTAATCCAGCCACCTCATATGCTTTTTTGGCGGCTTCATTCGTAGCTGGAATATGCATCATGTTATCGACTTC belongs to Salicibibacter cibi and includes:
- a CDS encoding class II histone deacetylase codes for the protein MAKKTGFISDESYFWHDTGNGALFMPPGGWVESDVHSENPETKRRFKNLVERSGLMDQLTQFKPRKAKTEDILRYHGNEYMKKVEELSDIGSGDAGELALVGKGSYEIALLSAGGALTAVNAVMDGKVDNAYALTRPPGHHAEGDLGMGFCLFNNVAVAGKYAREVLGLDRVLILDWDVHHGNGTESAFYEDPNVLFISLHQELNFPAGRGYAEETGKGKGEGFNVNIPLPAGTGNAGYLHAFEEIVGPIADQFQPQLILISAGQDPSLFDPLGRMMVTSDGFRQIARFMLNIAEKHCGGKFVACHEGGYSSAYVPFCSHAIVEEMSGVHTDVEDPFPGALPDLPVDELFSIQKQYVANAKKVQSKYWDSLNG
- a CDS encoding transposase — encoded protein: MTHDAAVADSFAHQLVTSVRDRAYATIRDFDGLEDDDGFVISLKTSIYTNEREPIPRVTSDHSRVFNDYSVKTGKGKSQSKHRFRIVCFYDDKGNKLRVATNLSALSAEDLADLYKARWQIELFHRFLNQQLNRKKRIPPFTNVLQSQ
- a CDS encoding sodium:solute symporter family protein, with the protein product MSLTVWTTIYFIIFIIVMFYLSIRGLKKTNSAVEFSTAPRAYGPFVIGIALTATTGSAAAILGNPGFVYDQGWPGLWYAMGSYSAIALAWATSAFLLSRIGKNAQAKSMADFMAIRFQSPLLRVVTAVAAIFSIFYIAGQFAGIGLVFVESMEIDYLTGVIIGGIIMAAYITIGGSHAEILTSFVQGLIMLFLSILIAAVVVVNVGGIGTIDRTLTEIDPMLSSSVVFSDPMFGPFTGVVIFISLGLFGLSPQLSKIWLALDDEKNVSKALLWGFFGLSILGLIMLFGGLGGRFLFPDVAPDTAVLHLLVDLLPNWLTGIAMIGILSAILSTTAGLFLVVAVALAVDIYRDSIVPRRKKKISDATLDKRALVFQRVSIPIIVIAGIFIAQNEPDFITQLMWLGIGLFTGSVIPAMVIGSLWKGVTRTAAEIGSVAGFLTFIILTFVVGLGMGSELFMVPWAAAGIATIVSTTLIIVISFFTKPMDKSYVEKLFAK
- a CDS encoding Zn-ribbon domain-containing OB-fold protein, yielding MDLTVKKCKQCEVVLHSSKNQCPKCLSDDLELTTIKGEGNIYSYTKIHTAPKQFADHVPYYVVLVQLDGLNLTGRFIGEAVQINDFVVLNDIKNECYYFKPVDN